From the Phyllopteryx taeniolatus isolate TA_2022b chromosome 20, UOR_Ptae_1.2, whole genome shotgun sequence genome, one window contains:
- the chrnd gene encoding acetylcholine receptor subunit delta → MKPPHVVAVLLLALLWPACLCRNEEERLINYLLKERGYNKELRPVERQQDAVNVTLALTLSNLISLKEVDETLLTNVWIDHTWTDYRLTWNTSEFDGIDMLRLPSNMVWLPEIVLENNNDAQFQVAYYSNVLVNYEGLCYWLPPAIFRSSCSINVNYFPFDWQNCTLKFTSLTYNAKEIRMLLKTETDDDGNKWTVEWIIIDPASWAENGEWEVIHRPAKRNTYKHIPMESNKHQDITFYLIIKRKPLFYIVNIIIPCVLISFLASLVYYLPADSGEKMTLSISVLLAQSVFLLLISQRLPETSISVPLIVKYLMFIMVLVTVVVLNCVVVLNLHFRSPSTHVMSEWTKRLFLERLPRLLLMSRPAESEPYWNGALQRRSSSAGYIASAEEYYSVKSRSDLMFERQSVRHGLVTRPAHATVKKLQEEGGVTEQLYGEIKPAVDGANYIIKHMRNKNDYNEEKDNWSGIARTVDRLCLFLITPVMIFGTIIIFLMGLYNHPPPLPFAGDAHNYREDNSRLL, encoded by the exons cGTGCTTGTGCAGGAACGAGGAGGAGCGCCTGATCAACTACCTGTTAAAGGAACGCGGATACAACAAGGAGCTGCGTCCCGTGGAGAGGCAACAGGATGCCGTCAACGTCACCCTCGCTCTCACGCTCTCAAACCTCATCTCCTtg AAAGAAGTGGACGAGACTCTGCTCACCAACGTCTGGATCGACCAT acgtGGACGGATTACAGGCTGACGTGGAACACGAGCGAGTTTGACGGCATAGATATGCTGCGCTTGCCGTCCAACATGGTGTGGCTGCCCGAGATCGTGCTGGAAAACAA TAATGATGCGCAGTTCCAGGTGGCCTACTACAGCAACGTGCTGGTTAACTATGAAGGGCTATGCTACTGGTTGCCCCCAGCCATCTTCCGCTCATCTTGCTCCATCAACGTCAACTATTTCCCCTTCGACTGGCAGAACTGCACCCTCAAGTTCAC CTCACTGACGTACAACGCCAAAGAGATCCGAATGCTCCTGAAGACGGAAACGGACGACGACGGCAACAAGTGGACAGTCGAGTGGATCATCATCGATCCGGCCAGCTGGGCCG AGAACGGCGAGTGGGAGGTGATTCACCGTCCGGCCAAGAGGAACACGTACAAACACATTCCCATGGAGAGCAACAAGCACCAGGACATCACCTTCTATCTCATCATCAAACGCAAACCGCTCTTCTACATCGTCAACATCATCATCCCCTGCGTGCTCATCTCCTTCCTGGCGTCGCTCGTCTACTACCTGCCCGCCGACA GTGGTGAGAAGATGACGTTGTCCATCTCTGTGCTGCTTGCTCAGTCTGTCTTCCTGCTGCTGATCTCTCAAAGGCTTCCAGAGACTTCCATCTCCGTCCCGCTCATTGTCAA GTACCTGATGTTCATCATGGTGCTGGTGACAGTGGTGGTTTTGAACTGTGTTGTGGTTCTCAACCTGCACTTTAGGAGCCCAAGCACACATGTCATGTCTGAGTGGACCAAGAGG TTGTTCCTGGAGCGacttccccgcctcctgctcatGTCCCGGCCGGCGGAGTCCGAGCCGTACTGGAACGGCGCATTGCAGCGGCGGTCTAGCTCGGCGGGCTACATCGCGTCGGCCGAGGAGTACTACAGCGTCAAGTCCCGCAGCGACTTGATGTTCGAGAGGCAGTCGGTGAGACACGGGCTCGTGACCCGGCCCGCGCACGCCACAG tgaaaaAACTGCAGGAGGAGGGTGGCGTCACTGAGCAGCTGTACGGGGAAATCAAGCCGGCGGTGGACGGAGCAAACTACATCATCAAACACATGCGCAACAAGAACGACTACAATGAG GAGAAGGATAACTGGAGCGGCATCGCTCGCACCGTGGACCGTCTTTGCCTTTTCCTGATTACCCCAGTGATGATCTTTGGCACCATCATCATCTTCCTAATGGGCCTCTACAATCACCCGCCGCCGCTGCCCTTCGCTGGAGATGCTCACAACTACAGGGAGGACAACTCACGGCTGTTGtga